The nucleotide window TGAGTCAGGTCCCTTCCTTACGTCACTTGGCCGCGGCCGGGGCGTCCTCGCCGAGAAGCTTGCCGTCCGAGGTCTCGAACTGCTTCTTGAAGTCGGCGATCGCGTCGGCAACAGCGGTGAGGGTGTCGTCCGACATCTTGCCGCCCTCCTTGATGGAGGTCATGAGGCCCTGCTCCTTGCGGTGCAGGTACTCCAGGAGCTCCTTCTCGAAGCGGCGGACGTCGGTGACCGGGACGTCGTCCATCTTGCCGGTGGTACCGGCCCACACGGAGACGACCTGGTCCTCGGTCGGCATCGGCTGGTACTGAGGCTGCTTGAGCAGCTCGACCAGACGCTGACCGCGCTCCAGCTGGGCCTTCGACGCGGCGTCCAGGTCGGAACCGAAGGCGGCGAACGCCTCCAGCTCACGGTACTGGGCGAGGTCGAGGCGGAGGCGGCCGGAGACCTGCTTCATCGCCTTGTGCTGCGCGGAACCACCGACTCGGGAGACGGAGATACCGACGTTCAGCGCGGGGCGCTGACCGGCGTTGAAGAGGTCCGACTCCAGGAAGCACTGGCCGTCGGTGATGGAGATGACGTTGGTCGGGATGAACGCCGAGACGTCGTTGGCCTTCGTCTCGACGATCGGCAGACCGGTCATCGAGCCGGCACCCAGGTCGTCGGAGAGCTTCGCGCAGCGCTCGAGCAGACGGGAGTGCAGGTAGAAGACGTCACCCGGGTAGGCCTCGCGGCCCGGCGGGCGGCGCAGCAGCAGCGACACGGCGCGGTAGGCGTCGGCCTGCTTCGAGAGGTCGTCGAAGATGATGAGGACGTGCTTGCCCTCGTACATCCACTGCTGACCGATGGCCGAACCGGTGTACGGCGCCAGGTACTTGAAGCCGGCCGGGTCGGACGCCGGGGCGGCGACGATGGTCGTGTACTCCAGCGCGCCGGCCTCTTCGAGGGCGCCACGCACGGAGGCGATGGTCGAGCCCTTCTGGCCGATGGCGACGTAGACGCAGCGGACCTGCTTGTTCACGTCACCGGAGCGCCAGTTGTCGCGCTGGTTGATGATCGTGTCGACGGCCAGGGCGGTCTTGCCGGTCTGGCGGTCACCGATGATCAGCTGACGCTGGCCACGGCCGACCGGGGTCATCGCGTCGACGGCCTTGTAGCCGGTCTCCATCGGCTCGTGCACCGACTTACGGGCCATGACACCCGGAGCCTGCAGCTCCAGGGCACGGCGGCCGGTCGTCTCGATCTCGCCGAGGCCGTCGATCGGGTTGCCGAGCGGGTCGACGACGCGGCCGAGGTAGCCCTCGCCCACGGCGACCGACAGGACCTCGCCGGTACGGGAGACCGGCTGGCCCTCCTCGATGCCGCTGAACTCACCGAGGACGATGGCGCCGATCTCGCGCTCTTCCAGGTTGAGCGCGAGGCCGAGGGTGCCGTCCTCGAACTTCAGCAGTTCGTTGGCCATGGCCGAGGGCAGACCCTCGACCTTCGCGATGCCGTCGCCGGCAAGGGTGACCGTACCGACCTCCTCGCGCGAGGCCGCGTCCGGCTTGTACGACTGGACGAAGTTCTCCAGCGCGTCCCGGATCTCCTCCGGCCGGATCGTGAGCTCCGCCATCTGGGTTCCCTGCTCTCCTTGTTGGGCCCGAAGTTTCACTTGGGGGGATGGGGACTCCCCCCTGAACGAGGTGAATCCTCTGCACGGCCCAACCGGGCCGCAGACATACGTACGTACTGCTATGAAGTTTGCTAGCTCGCCAGGCGGCGGCCGGCGTCCTCGAGTCGGTCCGCGATCGAGCCGTTGATGACCTCGTCACCGACCTGCACCCGGATCCCGCCGAGGACCTCGGGGTCCACGTCGAGGTTGAGGTGCATCTGACGGCCGTAGAGCTTCGCGAGGGCGGCGCCGAGGCGCTGCTTCTGCGGGTCGCTCAGCGGGACCGCCGAGGTGACGACTGCGACCATGCGGTTACGACGCTCGGCGGCGAGCTTGGACAGGGACTCGAGTCCCGACTCCAGGCTACGTCCACGGGGCGCGGTCACCAGGCGCGTCACCAGACGCTCGGTGGTGGGCTTGGCACGGCCGCCGAGCAGGCTGCGCAGCAGCTCGCCCTTGGCCGGGTTGCCCGCCTTGCGGTCGGTCAGCGCGGACCGCAGCTCCGTGTTGGAGGAGACGATCCGGCCGAACCGGAAGAGCTCGTCCTCCACGTCGTCGAGGTCGCCCGACTTCTGCGCGGCGGTGAGCTCGGCGAGGCTCGCCAGCTCCTCCAGCGCGTCCACCAGGTCACGCGACTGCGACCAGCGGGAGCGCACCAGACCGGACACCAGGTCGGCGGTCGTCCCGCTGACCTGGCCGCCGAGGATGCGTCCGGCCAGGTCGGCCTTGGCCTCACCGGCCTGCGCCGGGTCGGTGAGGACCCGACGCAGCGACACCTCGCGGTCGAGCAGCGCGGTGACGGCGGCCAGCTCGTCGGAGAGCGACGCCGCGGTCACGGACGTGGAGTCCGTCAGCGCGTCGAGACGCTCACGTGCGGCAGCCAGGGCCTCGCGGCTCGCTCCGTTCATCGCGCGGCCTCGGCCTTCTCCTCGAGGTCGTCGAGGAAGCGGTCGATGACGCGGCTCTGCCGGGCGTGGTCCTCGAGGGACTCACCGACGAGCTTGCCGGCCAGGTCGGTGGCGAGCTTGCCGACGTCCTGGCGCAGCGCCTGCGAGGCGGCCTTGCGGTCGGCGTCGAGCTGCGCGTGACCGGCGGCGATGATCTCCTCACGCTGCCGCTGGCCTTCGGCGCGCATCTCGGCGATGAGCGTGGCGCCCTGCTCCTGCGCCTCCTGGCGCAGCCGCGCGGCCTCGTGCCGGGCCTCGGCGAGCTGAGCCTTGTACTGCTCAAGCACGCTCTGGGCCTCGGTCTGAGCGATCTCGGCCTTCTCGATACCGCCCTCGATGGCCTCGCGGCGCTCTTCCAGAACCTTGTTGATGTTCGGGAGGAGCTTCTTGGCGAGGAGGCCGAAGACGATGACGAAGGCGAGCAGGCCGATGACGAGCTCAGGAATCGGCGGGATGAGAGGGTTCTCTCCATCCCCGGCTGCGATAAGCAGCTGGCTCATGTGTGTGCCTTTCGTCTAGTCGGCTGGACTGGTGTCGGTGATCAGTAGCCGTAGACGAACGGCATGACCAGACCGATCAGGGCGAGCGCCTCACAGAAGGCGAAGCCCAGGATCTGGTTGGCGCGGATCAGGCCGGCCGCCTCGGGCTGGCGGGCGAGAGCCTGGGTGCCGTTGCCGAAGATGATGCCGACGCCGACGCCGGGGCCGATGGCGGCAAGGCCGTAACCGATCGAACCGAGGGAACCTTCGACGGCAGCAAGGGTCGTGGACATGCCAGTTCTTCCTTTTCTTTACGGACCGGTGGCGGTTGGCCACCGGACGAATTGGGGTCGGTGAGGTGCCTGATCAGTGGTGCTCGGCGAGAGCGCCCTGAATGTAGGTGCAGGTCAACAGGACGAACACATAGGCCTGCAGGGCCTGGACGAACAACTCGAAGGCGGTCATGACGAGGACCATCACGAACGAGACACCCGCGTAGGCGATGCCGAAGCTGTTCAGCAGGTACCAGCTGGCGATCGTGAAGAGCAGCAGCAGCGTGTGACCGGCGAACATGTTCGCGAAGAGTCGTACGGCGTGGGTGAAGGGCCGGATCAGGATGTTCGAGAAGAACTCGATCGTCATCGACAGCGGCAGCACCGCACCGAGCGACTTGTCGTAGCCCGTGACGTTCTTGAAGAAGCCGACGAAGCCCTGTCGCTTGAAGGTCAGGACCACCCACGTGACGTACACGATCAGCGCGAGGACTGCGGGGTAGGAGATGATCGCCGTGACCGGGAACTGCGCGACCGGAACGATCGACCAGAGGTTCATCATCCAGATGAAGAAGAACAGGGAGACGACGAGCGGGACGTACTTCTCGCCTTCCTTCCTGCCGATGGTCTCGTAGACGACACCGCGCCGGATGAAGTCGTATCCCGCCTCGGCGACCATCTGGAGCTTGCCGGGGACGACCTGCGGCTTGCGGAAGGCGGCCCAGAAGAAGCCGACGATGATGATCGAGCCGAGCAGCGCCAGAAGCATCGTCTTGTTGAAGTACAGATTGCTGTCGCCGTCGCCCCAGAGAGGCTGGAACAAGAACGAGTGCAGGCCGGGGGAAACCTCGGCGAAGCCACAGTCGGCGAAGATGTGGCAGTCGGTCTCGAAGGCGAGCACCTGCGTCGGATCAGCACTCACCGCGGGCTCCTTCAGCGTGGCGCATGGGTACGGCAACCTCGTTGTGTCGGCGCGGCGGACAGCCGCGGGTCGGCACTGGACTGGTGTTACGGATGTGAGGGCGGCTGTGGGGCATGGAGCCTCGCACTAGGGCAGGCGTCAGCTCGATTGCCCGCGCCCGCGATGCCGCAGTTGGCACCGGACGATAGCAGGATCTCCTGCGGACGCTTATCCCGGCCCTACTCCTCACGACGAGTGCCCTGATTTTTCGGGCTTGTTGCCCGTCGAGGAATCAGGTTCGACGTAAAGAATCTTGGCCTTCATGTGGGCACGCGTCTGGAAGACGATCCACACGAGCGTGGTACCGACGAGCGTGAACGCGAAGGACCTGGGGTGGAACAGCGTGGTGTTCTTGAACGCGGCCATGAAGATGAACAGCAGCAGAATTTGTGCCGCGTAGAGCATCAGGCCCATCGCCTGGAACAGGTGAGGAAGCGATTTGGCAGTGCGCTGCAGAACGTAGAGCCCGATTCCCATGAAGAGGATCGTGATCACCGCCGCCACGACGGCGCCGACAGCCCCCTTGCCTCCGACGACCACACCGCTGATGACAGCGGCGATGGCGCCGGCGGCAGCCGTGGGTACGGCGGCCTGAAGGAGGATCCGGGCGTCATTGGACGGCATGGCGGCAACTCCGCTTGCTTAAGGGGGCAGGTGTCGTCATGGACGAGCGTAGACCCCGGGGGCGAGCGGAAATCTCGCGCCGGTGGACCGTCGCACTGCGGCCCCGCGGCTCTGTCCCGGGTTCTCGTGAACCGTATCACAAACTATTTGATGAGGTCTTTACCTAGTTGGCGTGCTCGATGTCACACATGAGAGTGACAGTGCGCGTCTGTGCAAAAACAGTGCCGACCTGTCTGGTATTAGGGCGCTTTGTTCCCCCACGACTTGGCAATGCTCTAGTCAGATTCTTACCTTGTGGCAAAGAGGAAGGGGGCCCGCAGGCCCCCCTTCGACTGTTTCTTACGGTCTCAGTGCCGCGCCCCCGCAGGCTTGCGCTCCTCGTCCAGCGGGCGCTCGCCGAGGGCCGTCGCGCCGTTCAGGGACGGCTGCCACTCGGCCACCGCGCCGGCGGCCTCCGTACCCGGCTTGCGGCGGCGGTAGCGGGGCGGGACGAAGCGCTCGGCCCAACGGGGAGCGCGCGGGGTGAACCGGGGCAGCAGGAGCAGGAAGAGGCCGACCGCGTTGAGCGCGGCGATGCCGAGCACGATCCACATGGACGCGGCGTTCACGGTGTACGCGAGGGTGCCGAAGGCGATGACCGCCGAGAAGAAGTACATGATCAGCACCGCGCGGCTGTGCGAGTGCCCGATCTCCAGCAGCCGGTGGTGCAGATGGCCGCGGTCGGCGGCGAACGGCGACTGGCCGCGCCAGGTGCGGCGCACGATGGCGAGGATCAGGTCGGCCGCCGGGATCGCGATGATGGTGAGCGGCATCAGCAGCGGGATGTAGACCGGCACCATCGAGTAGACCGTGCTGCGCTCCGAGATGTACAAGCCCATCACGTCCGGGTCGACCTGCCCCGTGACGGAGATCGCGCCGGCCGCCAGCACCAGGCCGATCAGCATCGAGCCGGAGTCGCCCATGAAGATCCGCGCGGGGTGCATGTTGTGCGGCAGGAAGCCCAGGCACATGCCCATCAGGACCGCCGCGAACAGCGTGGCCGGGGCGGCCGCCTCGATGCCGTAGCTGTACCAGAGGCGGTAGGCGTACATGAAGAACGCGCCGGAGGCGATGCAGACCATGCCGGCCGCGAGCCCGTCCAGGCCGTCGACGAAGTTGACCGCGTTGATGGTGATGACGACCAGGGCGACCGTGAGCAGCGTGCCCTGCCACTGGGTCAGGGCGACGATGCCGACGCTCGGGATGGGCAGCCACAGGATCGTCAGACCCTGCATGACCATCACGCCGGCGGCGATCATCTGCCCGCCCAGCTTGATCAGCGCGTCGATCTCGAACTTGTCGTCGAGAACGCCGATGAGCCAGATCAGGGCGGCCCCGGAGAGCAGCGCGCGCGGTTCGTTGGACTCGGCGAAGACCTCGCCGAGGTTGGTCAGATGGTCGGCGACCAGCAGACCGGCACACAGGCCGAAGAACATCGCGATGCCGCCGAGGCGGGGTGTGGGCTCTCGGTGGACGTCGCGCGCACGGATCTCCGGCATGGCTCCGGCCACGATCGCGAATTTCCGTACCGGTCCTGTCAACAGGTACGTCACCGCGGCCGTGATGCAGAGCGTCAGCAGGTATTCACGCACGGGCTTCCCCACAGGTCTCGCTGGCCATCTCAGCCCCACACCCTAGCGATGCGCGCATATGGTTGGGGACTTCCGGGTAGCGACGATGGTTGCACGTGATGCTGTGTCGTGTGGTCCGTCCACCCCACCTCAGCGCGGATACGGCGGAAATCTTCCGGCCAGGTCCCGCACTTCTTCACGCGCCCGCCTGCCGTCCCCGCCGTCCCGCAGGACCTGCGCGAACAGTACGGCGACCCGCGCCATCTCGGCCTCGCCCATGCCCTGCGTGGTCATTGCGGCCGTGCCCAGACGCAGCCCGCGGGCGTGCCCGTGCGGCAGGGCACAGCAGTCCAGGATCATCCCGGCGGCCGTGAGGCGCCCCCGTGCCGTGCGTCCGTCGACGCCGAGTGGCGCGGGATCGACGGTGAGGAGGTGGGTGTCGGTGCCCCCGGTGACGACGGCGAGCCCTTCCCGGGCCAGCCCCTCCGCCAGCACCCGCGCGTTGGCGACCACCTGATGGGCGTACGCGGTGAACGCCGGTGTTGCCGCCTCCCCGAACGCGACGGCCTTCGCGGCGATGGTGTGCATCTGCGCGCCGCCCTGGGTGAACGGGAACACGGCCCGGTCGACGCGCTCGGCCAGCCCGCTCCCGCAGAGCAGCATGCCGCCGCGCGGGCCGCGCAGCACCTTGTGGGTGGTGGCGCAGACGATGTCGGCGTACGGCACCGGACTGGGCGCCGCTCCCCCGGCGACGAGCCCGATCGGGTGGGCGGCGTCGGCGATCAGATACGCGCCCACCTCGTCGGCGACCTCGCGGAAGAACGCGTAGTCGATGTGCCGGGGGTAGGAGATGGAACCGCACACGATGGCCTTCGGGCGGTGCGTACGGGCGAGGGCGCGGACCTGTTCGTGGTCGATGAGCCCGGAGTCCGCGTCGACGCCGTACCCGACGAAGTCGAACCAGCGGCCGGAGAAGTTGGCGGGCGACCCGTGCGTGAGGTGGCCGCCGAAGGGCAGGCCCATCGCCAGGACGGTGTCACCGGGGCGCAGCAGGGCGGCGTACGCGGCCAGAACGGCCGACGACCCGGAGTGGGACTGGACGTTGGCGTGGTCGGCGCCGAAAAGGGCCTTGGCGCGCTCCACGGCGAGCCGCTCGGCGACGTCGACGATCTCGCAGCCGCCGTGGTGCCGGGCACCCGGATAGCCCTCCGCGTACTTGTTGGCGAGCGCCGAGCCCAGCGTGGCCAGCACCGCGGGCGAGGTGAAGTTCTCGGCGGCGACGAGCTGGAGCGTCGTCGACTGCCGGTCCAGCTCACCGAGGAGGATGTCGGCCAGCTCGGGGTCCTGCCGCCGCAGGACATCGGTCTCTAGGACAGGGATGACCGACATGATGGGCTCCGGGGCGTCGACGGTGACGTACGTCCAATGTAGGCCGCGGACGCGCGGGGCGCGCTGCTGATGCCGCCGATCGGTGTCGTGCGACCAGGGTCGGCCGGGCCGGCTACGCCCTCGCCGCCACCCCCGTCAGCGCCGTCACCACCGGATCCAGCGCCTGATGTATCTCGTCCCCCACCGAGCGGAAAAACGGCAGCGGCGCCCCGTACGGGTCGTACACCTCGTCCGCCTCCGCCGTCGGGGCCAGTAGCCACCCGCGTAGAGCGGCCGCCGCGCGCACCAGTGCGCGCGCCCGCGCGACCATGCCCTCGTCCAGCGGCGGCAGCGTGGCCGGATCTATCGCCCGCACCAGGCGGGTGAACTCCTTCAGAGTGAAGGTCCGCAGCCCCGCCGAGTGCCCCATGGAGATGACCTGGGCCCGGTGGTCGCGCGTGGCCGTCAGGACGAGGTCGGCCCGGATGACGTGCTCGTCCAGCAGCTCACGCCCCGTGAAGCCGGAGGCGTCCGCGCCGAAGTCCGCGAGGACCGCCTCCGCGTTCGCCTCCATGGGCGCGCCCTCGTGCCCCCAGGTCCCCGCGCTCTCGACGATCAGCCCGCCCCACAGCGGGTCCCCGAGCCGGTCCGCCAGGGCATGGCGGGTCAGCCGCTCGGTGATCGGCGAGCGGCAGACGTTCCCGGTGCTGACGTGGAGGATCCGGAAAGTGTCACGCGGGAGGCCGAAGGTCCCCGTCTCTTCCCCGTTCCATATGCCACGCCCCGCGTCAGGGGCTGTCAATTCGCCACCTCGAGGTCGGGTACGACCTTGCGCAGCTCCTCCGCCGACAGGGCGCCCGCACGCAGCAGCACCGGCACCTTGCCCGTGACGTCGACGATCGACGACGGCACGATGCCGGGGGTCGGGCCGCCGTCGAGGTAGACGGAGACGGAGTCGCCGAGCATCGCCTCGGCGGCGTCGCAGTTCTCCGGCGCCGGCTCGCCCGTCAGGTTGGCGGAGGAGACCGCCATGGGGCCGACCTCGGTGAGCAGCTCGATGGCGACCGGGTGCAGCGGCATGCGCACGGCGACCGTGCCACGGGTGTCGCCGAGGTCCCACTGCAGCGACGGCTGGTGCTTGGCGACGAGGGTGAGCGCGCCCGGCCAGAAGGCGTCGACCAGCTCCCAGGCCATCTCGGAGAAGTCGGTGACGAGCCCGTGCAGGGTGTTCGGGGAGCCGATGAGGACGGGCGTGGGCATGGCACGGCCCCGGCCCTTGGCCTGGAGCAGATCGGCCACGGCCTCCGAGGAGAACGCGTCGGCGCCGATGCCGTAGACGGTGTCCGTCGGCAGCACCACGAGCTCGCCCCGGCGGACGGCGGACGCGGCCTCGCGCAGACCGGTCGCGCGGTCGGTGGCGTCGTTGGTGTCGTATCGCCGTGCCATCTAGCGGGCCTCCTCGTACACGTAATGCTGGGCTTCCGAAAAAACTGCCGTCGGGCGGGTGCTCACGGCAGCGCCTTGCGGGCGGTCGCGAACCTCGGCCGCTTGTTGAGGTCCGGGTGGTCGGCCGCGTCGGCCCAGCCCCGCTCCTCGGTGAAGATCCACGGCACCTGGCCGCCCTGGGTGTCGGCGTGCTCGATGACGACGACGCCGCCGGGG belongs to Streptomyces graminofaciens and includes:
- the atpA gene encoding F0F1 ATP synthase subunit alpha; the protein is MAELTIRPEEIRDALENFVQSYKPDAASREEVGTVTLAGDGIAKVEGLPSAMANELLKFEDGTLGLALNLEEREIGAIVLGEFSGIEEGQPVSRTGEVLSVAVGEGYLGRVVDPLGNPIDGLGEIETTGRRALELQAPGVMARKSVHEPMETGYKAVDAMTPVGRGQRQLIIGDRQTGKTALAVDTIINQRDNWRSGDVNKQVRCVYVAIGQKGSTIASVRGALEEAGALEYTTIVAAPASDPAGFKYLAPYTGSAIGQQWMYEGKHVLIIFDDLSKQADAYRAVSLLLRRPPGREAYPGDVFYLHSRLLERCAKLSDDLGAGSMTGLPIVETKANDVSAFIPTNVISITDGQCFLESDLFNAGQRPALNVGISVSRVGGSAQHKAMKQVSGRLRLDLAQYRELEAFAAFGSDLDAASKAQLERGQRLVELLKQPQYQPMPTEDQVVSVWAGTTGKMDDVPVTDVRRFEKELLEYLHRKEQGLMTSIKEGGKMSDDTLTAVADAIADFKKQFETSDGKLLGEDAPAAAK
- a CDS encoding F0F1 ATP synthase subunit delta — encoded protein: MNGASREALAAARERLDALTDSTSVTAASLSDELAAVTALLDREVSLRRVLTDPAQAGEAKADLAGRILGGQVSGTTADLVSGLVRSRWSQSRDLVDALEELASLAELTAAQKSGDLDDVEDELFRFGRIVSSNTELRSALTDRKAGNPAKGELLRSLLGGRAKPTTERLVTRLVTAPRGRSLESGLESLSKLAAERRNRMVAVVTSAVPLSDPQKQRLGAALAKLYGRQMHLNLDVDPEVLGGIRVQVGDEVINGSIADRLEDAGRRLAS
- a CDS encoding F0F1 ATP synthase subunit B, whose protein sequence is MSQLLIAAGDGENPLIPPIPELVIGLLAFVIVFGLLAKKLLPNINKVLEERREAIEGGIEKAEIAQTEAQSVLEQYKAQLAEARHEAARLRQEAQEQGATLIAEMRAEGQRQREEIIAAGHAQLDADRKAASQALRQDVGKLATDLAGKLVGESLEDHARQSRVIDRFLDDLEEKAEAAR
- the atpE gene encoding ATP synthase F0 subunit C produces the protein MSTTLAAVEGSLGSIGYGLAAIGPGVGVGIIFGNGTQALARQPEAAGLIRANQILGFAFCEALALIGLVMPFVYGY
- the atpB gene encoding F0F1 ATP synthase subunit A, coding for MSADPTQVLAFETDCHIFADCGFAEVSPGLHSFLFQPLWGDGDSNLYFNKTMLLALLGSIIIVGFFWAAFRKPQVVPGKLQMVAEAGYDFIRRGVVYETIGRKEGEKYVPLVVSLFFFIWMMNLWSIVPVAQFPVTAIISYPAVLALIVYVTWVVLTFKRQGFVGFFKNVTGYDKSLGAVLPLSMTIEFFSNILIRPFTHAVRLFANMFAGHTLLLLFTIASWYLLNSFGIAYAGVSFVMVLVMTAFELFVQALQAYVFVLLTCTYIQGALAEHH
- a CDS encoding MraY family glycosyltransferase, producing MREYLLTLCITAAVTYLLTGPVRKFAIVAGAMPEIRARDVHREPTPRLGGIAMFFGLCAGLLVADHLTNLGEVFAESNEPRALLSGAALIWLIGVLDDKFEIDALIKLGGQMIAAGVMVMQGLTILWLPIPSVGIVALTQWQGTLLTVALVVITINAVNFVDGLDGLAAGMVCIASGAFFMYAYRLWYSYGIEAAAPATLFAAVLMGMCLGFLPHNMHPARIFMGDSGSMLIGLVLAAGAISVTGQVDPDVMGLYISERSTVYSMVPVYIPLLMPLTIIAIPAADLILAIVRRTWRGQSPFAADRGHLHHRLLEIGHSHSRAVLIMYFFSAVIAFGTLAYTVNAASMWIVLGIAALNAVGLFLLLLPRFTPRAPRWAERFVPPRYRRRKPGTEAAGAVAEWQPSLNGATALGERPLDEERKPAGARH
- the glyA gene encoding serine hydroxymethyltransferase, with the protein product MSVIPVLETDVLRRQDPELADILLGELDRQSTTLQLVAAENFTSPAVLATLGSALANKYAEGYPGARHHGGCEIVDVAERLAVERAKALFGADHANVQSHSGSSAVLAAYAALLRPGDTVLAMGLPFGGHLTHGSPANFSGRWFDFVGYGVDADSGLIDHEQVRALARTHRPKAIVCGSISYPRHIDYAFFREVADEVGAYLIADAAHPIGLVAGGAAPSPVPYADIVCATTHKVLRGPRGGMLLCGSGLAERVDRAVFPFTQGGAQMHTIAAKAVAFGEAATPAFTAYAHQVVANARVLAEGLAREGLAVVTGGTDTHLLTVDPAPLGVDGRTARGRLTAAGMILDCCALPHGHARGLRLGTAAMTTQGMGEAEMARVAVLFAQVLRDGGDGRRAREEVRDLAGRFPPYPR
- a CDS encoding protein-tyrosine-phosphatase produces the protein MTAPDAGRGIWNGEETGTFGLPRDTFRILHVSTGNVCRSPITERLTRHALADRLGDPLWGGLIVESAGTWGHEGAPMEANAEAVLADFGADASGFTGRELLDEHVIRADLVLTATRDHRAQVISMGHSAGLRTFTLKEFTRLVRAIDPATLPPLDEGMVARARALVRAAAALRGWLLAPTAEADEVYDPYGAPLPFFRSVGDEIHQALDPVVTALTGVAARA
- a CDS encoding L-threonylcarbamoyladenylate synthase, whose translation is MARRYDTNDATDRATGLREAASAVRRGELVVLPTDTVYGIGADAFSSEAVADLLQAKGRGRAMPTPVLIGSPNTLHGLVTDFSEMAWELVDAFWPGALTLVAKHQPSLQWDLGDTRGTVAVRMPLHPVAIELLTEVGPMAVSSANLTGEPAPENCDAAEAMLGDSVSVYLDGGPTPGIVPSSIVDVTGKVPVLLRAGALSAEELRKVVPDLEVAN